CTTTACTAGcaaacaatgaaataaaaatgtatttattctAAAAACGTGCCTTAGCTAAGTCGATGATTTAACTAGTTAGCATATTTCTACCAAAAGATACgcacttaaaatttataaacattttaactTCTCTGTCACACTACCACTACCAATACCCGCTTTATAACtatgttaaattattttgttaaactGCTAGTTAAAAGCTGCTTCAAACTTAAATCCTCAATTTGCTTATAACTAATCTTGTTTTCACGGATATGGAAAACGGGTtaataaaaatgataacaaTAAATCTGCAGAAAACAAAACCGAGAATGTAAGCGTGTGTATTATTTTCGTTAAAAGGAATCTGAGAtgacttcaaaaaaaattacctggctgtttttctttaaaagaacGACCGTTCCATCTTCAGTTTCAAACTCACCATAATCCATCAAACATCGAATCTGAAGAAACATGCAGCATCAAACTTTTACCGCTTAAAACAACCGTGAAGTATTGTAATATGGAGACGTGGACAAAACAaagttcgcgaaaattaattttacataCAACTTAACACTTATAACTTCAACTCATAGATTTAGTCAATATGTCTGAAaccaaattttatataaaatattaaaaaaggtatttttgtatttttaaaaaataaactttagaaaacttttcaaaaaaatagtaccgtttaaataaaatgttcatCATCTGAAACCACTTTATAGAAAAGTACATACCTCAATTAATAGCGTTTTGGGTGGAGTCATGTTCTAAAAATATGTTTCAAATACAGCATGTTACGAAGAGATTTGAAATATATACAAGATATTTCTGTAAACGCACCTGAGTTAAATCAATCCCGACATCAGCCACCGACATCATATATCCTGCAAGTGATTTGTTGTAATTTGAAAACCACGTGATCtgaaaataagttatttacGTTGTTaatacattttgtttttgtgatgtaaagaaaacaatttcCATGGCTTTTGTCTAACTGGTAAATTCGTAATACATAAATTTCGCATGAATACAGAAAAGCTAGAATACAAGCACTTCTTTCAGAACttaaagattttaaagtttCGCACGGTTATTTTGGCACGTGCATTTTTTTTCGTCTGCGAAATGTTAACATTCTTGAGGTAACATATATTATGTAAAAATATGCTCACTTCTTCCTCACATAAGTTCAGTTTTACTTGTTCAGGTATGACGCTTCCAATTTCCCAACGGTAATCTTTCAATGTCATCATTCGATTGTAACTACAACATTTTAAGCAAACAATTGATTACGAAAGAAGGTATTTTTTTTGCtgaattcttttttgtttggtaaaaagttaaaatcaCCAAATTATATATGTCATTGAAACTTGACAACCTACATATAGGCAAGTAAGCATCTTTTATTTCGCTCCAAACTTGCATGGCGGAGTTGAACACCAGAAAAGAGACCTTCCTCTCCATCTGAAGAAGCAGCTCTGAAACGCAAACATTAGATGACGAGTTGAACattctttaaaatgtttttctttcaaTAATCCACTTACACTTCTTTTTGGTTTTCTTGAAACAAAACTCTCATTTCATCAAGAACTTGACGAGTCAAATCTTCCTaagataaaataaacaaagctGATTGTAACAATATAAAATACTTAATGTGTAGACTAACCAATAAAATGATATACAGGACATGAACAGCGTGTAGAAGAAATGAACTCACGTTAAACGCAGGAAGCTGTCCATCAGCTGAACGTTTTAAATCTTTAATTAATTCAAACACTTTGTCAGCGAACATGTcgcattatttttgttttttagaactTACAGTCaacgtttttttttgtataatattcAATCCAAAGCTATactagaaataaaaaagaaatgttgaaGACAGTTATACGTTTTAAATAGCGAGCATTATTAAAGTATTATCGCCAACTTGACATGAAAGGGGAAAAATAAAAACGTGTTAAATGATCTATACATTAGTAAGCAGTTTTACAAACACTAGAATATAGGTtaatatactaaaaatataacaataaaaagttcaataaatttttgaaaacaataccCTCCGAACAACAACACAATAATAATTCATTtaacaatataaatataaataacatgAATTAAACATTATATTTCGAAGTATCGATATCAAGAGAGTAAGCATAAGAAGAAAGACTAAATATAAACTTGATTACCTGTATTGTTATGGTTGCCATTAGCAATgaaaaaactaaacaaacaaTTCCACTTTTTATaatttgcaaagaaaaaaataacacattaTTAAAAATACCAAAAGTATTACAcacaaaatataacaaattttcttttatacatATCCAGCAACGTTTATAATTTCAACACTTTACCCTCAATATGAATTTAGgtatataaaacatttaaaatactgTCTGAAAATCACGTTCCTTCTTCTAAAAATGGATGCTGCTTAACTGGTGACAAATGACCACTTAAGTTTTGTCGACTATCATAACCAACGTTGGGGATGTTATCTGACTTTGTTGCTGGTGCTCTAAATGTCGTAAAGTAAGCTGATAAATATCAAATtacataaatattaaaaacaacaacaacaacacaaacatCATAATCAAAAACCTGTTTTAAGTTCTTTAGAATTTATCTTACTTACTTTGATTTGTGAGTTTCTATTTGTCCATCTATCTTTGATAACATTTCAGTAAAGATTTTGTAAGAGTCACTTCCAAGATCTTCAACTTTTTTGTGAGTTTTTATCTGGCCATCAATTTTTGACAACATATCATTTAATGATTTATATCCATCACTTTTATTTGTAATGtctttcttttgttgtttaCTTTCAGATTTGAAAACTTTGCTACTTTCTGCTGGTTTGACTTCCACAACGTCTGCATAAATTTCAGGAGAATCACATCGGTTGTCATCCACCACAGAACAAGGAATAAGAAGAGTTTCTTTGATATGTATAGAATCATTGGACCAAAGTTTATTAACACGTTTTAATTTCTCCACCTaaagaatagaaaaaataaaatctctttCTTAAATTATACGGAAGGGTCTTGCCTAAATAGATTCTTTGTGTTTAATTTGCAACTGCGTGTACCACCTGTAGAACCTTGAGTGAAATCTGGCATGCAATAACTTTCACCTTTGTTGTGCATCTAAATTTTAGGCATATGAAGGACAAGAGTCTGGTTCTGAATCTCAAGATGCACGCATGCAATATACCTCATGCACACACCCAAAGCAGCAATAAATTACTTGGagctttttaacattttaccaACAAACAAGACTTAATCAAATCAGTTTAAATCAACAAGTCCATGTAAATGCTGTCTAAAaaaatgcaattaaaaattaaaagtaactcAAAAATACTTACTGAAATACTATACTTTATTGCTAAACCTTGAAGTGTATCAGATGGCATCACTTTGTGTGTAATCAGTTTAGAGTCAATGTCAGCCAACATAAATGTTTGATTACAGGTAGCACCATAACTACGTTGGGATGCAATTCCAAAACTCAACAAGCCACCACATTCTGCCATTCTCATATTTCACTTTCAGATTGTATAATCCATTGTATTTTGCTAAGATTGGATTGTACTGAAGATTAAGACATTTAACATAAAACAAACCAGCAAGGACTGAATGTTAACATTTACCTTTGCTCCCCTACCTTCTCAAAAATCATAGTTCAGCTTCCTTTTTCCTCAAAGTAAATTATAAAGTCAAATAAACATTTTGCTTCTTAATTTTGATTTCAAAACTTGACCTTAAAACTGAAATAGAAAACATTTCACCCATAGCAAAAAGGTATAGCAGTGAAAAATGCACTGATACAGTATTAAAAATTACTTCTAAATGTCATTGGTACTGAGTGATATTTCACTGTGATAACGAGGCATTTTTAACTCACTCATTAGTTAGTATCTGGAGGCTTAACATAAAGAAGTTACCACACttacacattttttaacaaccaGGAAACGTGGCTTAGGTGTTTCTATTATTTTACTCTCTCAGACTTAGGGAACCAAAggtgtaaaatgatgttggacttatattacagagcttaaaaagttggttaccaagtctttttaaatttcttaaaaaggtcttttcgttcttaagataTTCATATTTAAAGTTTTTCCGACCAAAAATTTTCGTTCCAAATGCATAAACGAGATAATTTGGTTTTTAGCGTCATgttagaaaaaaacataaatcatATTACACTTTCTTTGGTTTATAGACCTTTTTAAATGTCTACATTTTTCGTGGTAAGCCTTTTTGTCTTTAACAATTGCATGGTAGGCAAAAAGATGCGGCCGCTAGGTAAAGTTGATCCTTCTTAGCACAAATTTTTTGATTGTCTacaaacctttttgaaaaaattaattcactTCACCCCCCACATCAAATTAACTTTTACCTATTCTACCTATTCTAGggataaaattaactttttagacACCAATACATGTAGGAAAGATCGAAATCTTTATTCCAGTTTACACACCAAAACCACTGATAAGCTTAGCCTCCTCCGCTACGACTCCTATCATTCAACATTTACCAAATTCTCCATTATATACTCCCAATCCCTAACATACAGAATGCTTATTACCAAGAATGATATATGCTCAAAACAgcattaaaaaatttgaaatgggTTTATAAAAATTGAGGATACCTCAGAAAACTAATacaagaaaacataaaaaataaataaaagacttCTCACCAAAGGATGTACTCTATCTGATACACCTAAAACAAATAATACTCAAAGATATCTGGTTTTCCTCGCACACTACTCCAAGGACAACACTAcaaccaaaaaaattattaataaacaCCTAATAAAGGGTGACCAAGAGCTCAATAAAATCTGGCTGACTCTACAATTGTTGCAACTATGCGGCATAAAAATATTAAGGATTTGCTTGTCAAGGCAAGGGTTATAAAGCTCCCGACCGTAGGATTTACTGAGTCTCACTAGTAACCACAAACCCAAAATGAATTATAAGTATAAGCCttaaaataaacatgaaaaTTTTCCAGACTATTATTTACTATACCACGAACCACCTAGTTACCAATCACTTTGTATTTACATAACTATCTGTCAAGCTAGAACAAAGGGTTACCACATCTTCTGTAAAAAACACCccttcttttttttaggttcTTTATCTACCTCAAAATCGCTGATATGGATAGCTCAACATTGACATATACATCTTTGTTACCAATCGAATTGAAAATTGTGATGCAAAATGCTGGTAAAAAAAACACTGATGTAACAATAATGGCTGAATATTGTAATTAATTCAATCACCTACTGTTCAAAAACGACATTTGTTTTTGCTAAACAAGTATCAAATAATTTATTATGACACTGGGTTAGACAACAATAtgaaaaaactgttaaaaaaacgCCTGAGAAACCTgtgtaatttttatatttaaatgacACGGGAACGTAACTAAGCTAACTGCAATCACCCTGGATGTTTTACCGAAGTAACCTACTGCGATAGCGGCTGTATCCTTATGACAGGCTGCATCATATTAGGTACGCGATCATGTGCGCGCACCTTGGCACGCTCCTAAAATGTGTTAGACAAGTGAAAAATAACTCACCTAAAATATCAATTCATTCCTAAATAAAACTGTAGCAAGTAATAATTCTTAGAAATCACATTACAGaaagattttcttttaaataaggTCACGCAATATCTAGAATATTAAGGAGAAAAAAGATTTGCATGCTCGAAAGTAAATCGGTAAAACTCCTTGATCactttttattttgaatgaaaaaaCGGTAATACCCAtagatcatttttattttgaatgaaaaggTCAAAACGGCAAAACTTCTTCGATAAGAAAAAGAAGCAGAAAGAAATTTCTTTAAAGTACAGAATTGCGAGTAGCGTGGAGAGATGGCAACTGTAAAGGGAAATTGTATTGTTAATGTTTAATATTGTGATTCTCTTTGTTCTTATATTACTCTAGACAATAGAACATCGTGGAGGTGTACTAAACAGAAGGGAAAGCAAAGATATAAACACCAACAGGCAATATCCTATAGATCTCTTTAACAACCGTAGCAGAACTGGAAACGTTTTCCACTGCCCAAGTGTAATTGGAATACTGAGGTAATTATATTGACTCTTTTGCTTCAAACGTGTACAATGAGTGGCATAAAATCACCTCCGGTCTTCAAGCCTGAAGAAGACGACGATTATGCATCATGGAAGAATGATGTTGAAGTTTGGCAATGCTTCACAAAGGAAGAACCTAAACGTCAAGGACCTGCTGTATATCTGTCATTGAAAGGCAAAGCTAGGGAAGCAGTTCGTGCCATATCAGTTAATGACTTGAAAGGAGATGGTGTCAAAGTGATTCTACAGATACTGGATGAAGTGTTTCAAAGTGATGAGACAACTCGTGCATATAATGAATTCAAAGAGTTTGTAGAGCATAGGAGGAGTAGTGGAGAGAATTTTTCAACCTTCATTGTGCAATATGAAAAACGATACAGAGAAGTGAAGCAGTACAAGCTAGAATTACCGTCGGGTGTGCAAGCGTTTTTCTTAATGCAAGCTGCAAAATTATATACTGATTTAGAGAAACTGACAAGAGCTACTGCCAAGTTAGAGTACATGGATACGAAAGACAAACTACAGAAAGTATTTGGTGACTTGTTTAAAGACAGCTCTGAGGTGATTCCTGTGACGCAAGAAGAAGCTTACTATACTTATGGCAAGGACAAGTATGGTAATGGAAAACAAGGCATGAGAAATTTTTCCTGTGGAAGAAGTTCCTGGAAGTCAGAGAAAAGGAGCACAGCAAATACATCTGGTAACCCAATTGAGTCTGAAGGCAATGTTTTACGATGTCATCATTGTGAGTCAGCAAAACATTTCGTTGGAAATTGTCCTCATCGTGAGAATGTTTTACGGTGTCATCATTGTGAGTTgacaaaacattttgttggaaaTTGTCCTCATCGTGAGAAAGTGGTGGAAGAAAGTAATATGACTGTTCATATTACACTGGTGACTGGAAAAGGTAGTGGAAGTATGGTGTTACAAATGCTGGGAAGGGGTATGCTTGACAGTGCGTGCACAAAGAGTGTGGCTGGATAAGTGTTAATTGATGAGTTTGTTAACATGTTGAGTAAAAAAGATCGACAAAAGGTTCATCAAAGTACTGTTTCAAGTGAGTCGCTGTTTCGTTTTGGTGATGGTGCGGAGAGTCATAGCTTCAAGTGTTTGAAGACTCCAGTAAATTTTGGTGGTAAAAAGTGGAACATTATGAAAATTGATGTTGTGAGTAATGAGATTCCATTGCTTATAAGTAAACCTGGGATGAAGTCCTTGTGtatgaaaaatgattttgaaaacAATTGTGCAATGATTGATTGTGAAAAGCTTGATCTTCAGTGCAGCTCATCAGGACATTACTTTTTGTCATTGACAATTAGCTCATGAAAACtgtaaagttgtttttcatacaaAAAACCTGTTGACCTTacctaaagaagaaaaaaagaagaaggcaATAAAACTTCATCGTCAATTATGTCATGCGTCAAAAGAAAAATTGGTTGGCTTGTtgagagacaagagaggagttgaacgtcctccaccataccttagtttaaaggggcgattgtggaagtcccatgaaatgccacatagtgatggtgtcactttaaaaaacacccagtctggtctgtgaacggttggcgctacgAAGgtcatccagctgtaaaacaatgccaaaactctttactaatggccgtaagaatagttgatcagacaaactgcgtaaacggggctggaactctaaggagtgaaggtgtcgcgcacggtaggacagatgtcaggtgtgagcatcgtcagaccgttacccagctatcacatcacaaggtagataacactaggttgaggatggctagtgtaaaggttggtactctgagaggtagagcaggtgaagcagttgaaatgttagaacgtagatctgttgatatgtgttgtgttcaggaagtcaggtggagaggagcttcagtgagatttgtggaaggtagaagggcaaggtataagcttttttggattggtaatagtgatggatatggaggagttggcatattcgttgcagagaagtgagtagaaaaagtaatagatgttatgcgtgttaatagtcgtattatagtgataaagtttttgataggtaataggattttcacttttctgtcagtttatgctccacagtgtggactcagtgaggaagataaagataagttttatggtg
This is a stretch of genomic DNA from Hydractinia symbiolongicarpus strain clone_291-10 chromosome 9, HSymV2.1, whole genome shotgun sequence. It encodes these proteins:
- the LOC130657101 gene encoding DNA replication complex GINS protein PSF1-like, whose protein sequence is MFADKVFELIKDLKRSADGQLPAFNEDLTRQVLDEMRVLFQENQKEVAASSDGEEGLFSGVQLRHASLERNKRCLLAYIYNRMMTLKDYRWEIGSVIPEQVKLNLCEEEITWFSNYNKSLAGYMMSVADVGIDLTQNMTPPKTLLIEIRCLMDYGEFETEDGTVVLLKKNSQHLLPTTQCEHLIRQGILEHVLT
- the LOC130657097 gene encoding lysM and putative peptidoglycan-binding domain-containing protein 1-like; the protein is MRMAECGGLLSFGIASQRSYGATCNQTFMLADIDSKLITHKVMPSDTLQGLAIKYSISVEKLKRVNKLWSNDSIHIKETLLIPCSVVDDNRCDSPEIYADVVEVKPAESSKVFKSESKQQKKDITNKSDGYKSLNDMLSKIDGQIKTHKKVEDLGSDSYKIFTEMLSKIDGQIETHKSKAPATKSDNIPNVGYDSRQNLSGHLSPVKQHPFLEEGT